CGACGGAATCCAAGTTTGGCCGCCTCTTTTAGTCGGGCTGTGAGTTGACTCACCGCCCGTAATTCGCCCGACAATCCAATTTCACCTACCAGCGCCAAATCCGCCGGGACAGGTAAATCGCGCACCGACGAGGCGACTGCCATGGCCACTGCCAGATCAACCGCCGGTTCTTCCACCTGCAAGCCGCCGATCACATTTACGAACACGTCC
This genomic interval from Acidobacteriota bacterium contains the following:
- a CDS encoding DNA repair protein RadA; the encoded protein is DVFVNVIGGLQVEEPAVDLAVAMAVASSVRDLPVPADLALVGEIGLSGELRAVSQLTARLKEAAKLGFRRAIIPKTVRQSEPFPDGIEIIQARSAHEAIDIALGKPRRNDN